tttaattttcggaGAGAAAATGTTTGTTTATACATGTAGAGACATATGTATGTATTCACACACAAAACAGTGAAATTAAAGGAAATCTGGACTGTTGGATGGAGAATTCGTAGGTGATGGACGGTAGTTTTTCTGAACTGCGTGATGGACGGTAGTTGCTTTCGTCAGCGTTATTACAGTACATATTCGTATGGTACTGTTATACGGTACTggaagttttatttatttactatatttattttgaaaatatttatttattctttccAACAagatatctattttttttttccaaaggatgatttttttaaataaataaataaagtttcgTTAAGAGGCCTATGTCCAAATAGATACATTCCAATTACAATAAGTAAAACAATAAGCATAGGGTACAAAGTTTCAGAAGCCTAAGAAAATACAGCTCCAGAAAACTGAAGGTCCAAAGCCCAATAAGCAAATCTTAAACCATCGACGCTTGATTTGGCTTTTCACGAACAGAGGGCATGAAAAAATAGTctcctcccaaaaccatcctagaaataaaaactaatcaCAAATGGAATAGAGAAATTAAACAAATGTCATATAATTTAAAGTATTTAGATTTAATATTTACTGTAATCCTACTTTAAATCAAGATTTTATATAATGAAAGAATTTTAATGCTTGATAATTTAAGATCATGAAAGTAATTACAAGAATATATGGGATATAATTTAGGAGTATGAAAGTAATTATTCAtttatattatcttttttttacaTATTGATTAGTATGTAATAATCCTATGAACACAAGTGTTGTGCTGATGGTTGAGTGTTGATTCTTGAGTGCTTGTTGGATGaggtttaacaaaaaaaattagataGATTGTaaggataaattttaaaattggtgATTTTGTCAAAACCATGAAATTGCTTTGGCTGTCTGTATTGGGCAAGGTTACTGGGACCTTTGAAGACAACCTTCAGCCGCTCCTCAAATTCTCCTCTATAATTTGTGCCCTCTAAAGCACCCATATCTAATGCAATAAGTCTCACATCAGCGAGGTCACTTGGTACATCTTCTCACACAATCTTTTGAGCCAAATCGTCTACCAGAATAGGCTTAATTGACTCCAGGCTCAATAATTAGAACTAGTTGTTCTTGATCCTCTGTGATAAGATTCTTACAACTCTCCTAATCTGTTCATCTCTTCCAATGAGAGGGTCAAGAACAACTGATTCTACTCCTTGAATCTAATTATATAAATTCCAACATTTACAATTGAATCAGTTGCAATTGACTGTGATAAGATTTTTACACTTAaatctaattttatatatatatatatatatatatttaaagctGTATTTTAAAATAGGTTATGAAAAGATTGACCAGTAGCATATTTAGATTTATATAATTATGTCATGTGATATTTTTAAACTTGTATATTTGTATCAAGTGGAatactatgttttatttttatttttatttttaataataaataaattacaaaaataataataatgttagtttattgatttgataattttttaatcatatttaatataatttaattaataaatgttatatatttttattattcatataaataattatatagaataaatatatataattaattaaaattattataaaaattattaattatgataaagtataaaaattaataaaactaattatataaaatattatcaaactaaaattttatttaatttaaataaattataaaaaataaataattaaaatctaataaaaagtgaaatagttttatattttaaaattttcttttattattttttttatatttagtatGAAATGCGTAGTTATATAATACTTCCTAGTTAACTCAATTCTCATCAATAAAAATTGATTGAGAGTTATTCAAATGTTGAAATTCTTTTATTCAAATGAAGTTTACTCCACTGCCGCCACCAATGCTATCACTATCACTGCTATTCATAATTAAAgtttagtaaattttaatttttctaaaaatataacttcaaaatgaaatcaatattaataatatatgataataaatactaaaatttttaattttttttatacagtTAAATATGTTGATGcatgattttatatttaattaatattttaaaattttaaaatttttattttaaaattaaaaattatgcaTATTAGTTGGATTTTTAATtctctaattattttatttattttatgaaaataaattatatataaaatatttttaatatccacATACTATGCGGACAAACGATTAATTTACAGACAAACGattagtttaattaataaaaatcaaaaccctTTTAAACCTATGTGAATACTCAAGGCCAACTTATATCAATTATTTTAGTTCATTTAAACTTATGACATATgaaataaatagtaaataaggtcgaatttgaataattataaatagtaaATAAGGTCGAATTTGAATAATTATAGACCAAAGGAGGATTAAAAAACCAAGTGAAGGGCACATGATAGATAGATATTTATATGTTGTTCCTTTCAACACACTCAAAACTCATTATTCTCTCTCTAAATCTCTCAAAACTCTATGTTGTCTTGTGGCTCGAGGAAAATAGCTTCATACTCTTCAACTAGTCGTTCAACAAGCTATTTCAGAGGCAACTCAAGAAGAAGTTTTATGAAAGAGAATTTACCCTAATGATGTGTTTTTTGCAGTATTCATGCTAGGATTTGGACATCTTAGCAAGAATCGAATTCAGGGAGAAGATTTTGTACTAGGTATATGTTTAATATGTAATTGTATTTTAGAAGATTGATAAGTTTTCTGTGTTAGTATTGTGGTTTTGTAATCGATGGTTTATTATGACTTGCAGAATATACAGAAAAGGGGTTGTAGGTTCTTTGAATGGATAAATTGCGATGCGCCAGAATGGGCAAGGGAAATTATAATTGAACTTGTTAAGCAAAAGAAAGTATTGCAGATTGAGAATATTGAGCTAAGAAATCTGAATACGATGGAACAATTCTTGATGAGATAAACAATGTTGGGAAGGAGTTAAGTACTTTGAAGGAAGAGCAAGACAAAGTTATTAATGAAGCACATTCCAAGCAAAGAATAAGATCTATACGCCTTTACTTTTGGATTTTTTCTCAATTGGTTTAGCTTCTGCAATTGCTTTTATTTGTTATCAGCTTGTTATTTGACCTAGAACATGAAAAGTTAAATAACATTTGGGATGTAGCTTGAAAATTTACAATAACCCATCAAGAACTAAATAAATCAATCCAAAAAAGCTCAAGATTCTATTTGGACAAAAGTTAGAACTTGAACTTGCAAAGACAAAGATCAAAAGAACACTTGTTCAATCGTTAGTTTCCTTGCAGCAATAAGCTCATCCAACAAGCTGTTAGTGACTTAACAAGGAAAAGGGATGGAAACCATAAACAGGCAGCCAAAAATAAATGTTTTTCACTGTATAATTCTGCATGTGAGGTTACATGAAGAAAGGAGATGGATGGCAAAATAGGAGTGATATTTATTCTCTATGCTGAAAATTTTTGCAGGTTTAATTTTTCgatgaaaaaaaaaggaagttgAGATAGGATTGGATAATTCACAAGGTAGACTCATTTTCAATCATTTCACGAACTTCATTAATGACTATATGTGCTTTGTGGCCGCCGATCACCTCTGCCTGTTTCTTGCTATCCTTCCATAGCTGCAAGTAACCCAGGAATTGTATTAGTATTTTTCCTCCaaattattttagataaatGGGAGACAGAAACAGAGGTCTAATAGCCCAGTTAGGGATTTGTCTATAATAATAAACAAGCCGATCAAACCAGCTGCTTGATTAAATATCCTACTCTTTAATAAATTCTGTAACTAAAGTTTAACATGGGATGGTTTAATCTCTAATATGGCAGCAAGAGTTTTGAGCTTGCATAGACTATTTTCAGTTGTTGGTTCATTTATAAGCCCAAAAACAGTATCTTTAACCCATCCAATGGAGATGAGAATTACCTGTATAGTAGGCATTTTCTGCAGAAGTTTTGTAGCCCACATTCAAATACATGAAAAGAGATAATTGAGTGTTAATCAGAAACGGTGAGATATGCATTACTCAAGCAAGAAGTATTATATATGACTCCCATATCAGTAAAGACAATATAACCAAAAAAGATAAAAGAGGAAAGGGTTAAGAATTTATAGTAAAGTATCTTTTAACAAGATTGAAGTTATAAATCCTTCATGTTTGTTCAATGGTTCATACAAGCTACAAAGACTGGAGAGATTATATTAAACCAGTAATGAGCTGATATTGGAAAGGTTACAGTGACCAACCATCAACATACATGGAATCCAACATATTTCAATAGAAATTAGCTagtcttattaaatatataccTAGTGAATTATGCTTTATGGAGAACCAGAGGCCAATAGGCCATTAACttcaagaaagaaaaatttCTGTAAGGCGGCATTGATTAAGCAAGACATACCAAGAAACCTCATGCATCAAAAAGGGCATTTAAAAGTGCGTGTGCttggaaaagagagagagagtgagagagagagagagagagagatgtgaGATCATGACTTGAATAAGCTACCCATTTTATGTACTAGAACCAAAACGCAATCGAGTTGTATGTTCCATATTGTTTGCCAGTAATCCTACATGTAATATTCTACTGACGATTCATCTAAAATTCTTTTCAAAACCTAACTTAGCAGTATGTTTATTTAACAACCAAAAATTAGGATTTTAGCAGAGCATATGAATTTCAAACAACAATTCATCCAAACCAACACAATAGTGCTTGTGAATATCAggatatatacatatattcatTCAAGTACCCTTGTTAGTAACTATGAATACATTGAGTAGATTTATGAATTCTTTGGTTTCACCAGTGGATGTCTTTATCTAACATGTTCAAGTTAGCCAAATTAATCTTAACCCCAAATTCCCTCTCTAATTGGAGTTGGTCACATGGATCCTTGTTTAGagcttcttctttacaaagttCTACTGCCGTTCAAATCCTTCTTTACTACCTTATCCCTTATCTTCCTTCCTCCGTGTTCAATATGCTTGACCTTTTTCCCTCTGGCTGTCATTTATATCGGCCCCCTTCCTTTCTCCATGCTTGCAATTAGCTATGCATGACCTTACTAAAGTTAGAATCACTGATAGGTGCGGAGTTGGAAAATTTGCAAATGCAACTTACATATTTAAACTGTAACCTTAGATGAGAGTTTTTGCACTAGCAATTACTCCAACAATGGAATCTGCAACTAGGAATAGAGAAGAGTGTACCCCGAACAATACTAGATTATTCAGCAAGAAGTTGGAGTTCTATGCAATTAAGTAGGCTCCAAGAAGGAATAATTCGCTCTTCTGTCCCTCTCAAAAGATTGCCTTTTCAACTATTAAGCTATAACCAAATATTAGAGGTTTTGACAGTATTAGACGGCAAGATAATTGCACAAAACATAAGTTATATGGAACTGTGAACTTACAGTGATTCCTGCATAAGCAACGAGCTTATGGGGAACATTATTGACGTCAGCACAATAGAATCGCAATCTGCAAGACATAATTGAATGAAAAGAAAGGCATTATAATTCCAAAGAAACTAGCCCAACATCAAGTGTTGAAATCCATCAATAGCTGGCtgatacttatttttatttctcttatttatTCCGTTAACACTTAACATTGCTTCTTTTATGTAATTACAAAAGCAGAAGCTTATCTGCATGTATGTACATGTGTGTGTGTGcgcgtgagagagagagagagagagagagagagagagagagagagagagagagccatTCTAGTGGTCATTGAACAAGTAAAGAATTCAGGAATGATAAAATGGAAATGAAATGAGGCCCCAAAAGCGAATATAGAAGATGAAGCAAGGAGGCAAGAGGACAACTGATAAAGAAATGCATCATGTATAAAGATACCAAAACACAAGGACGCCTATGATAAACACTTTCAACATACCAGTTTTGCCTACTACTAATGCCAGAAGGGATCAAATTTTCCTAAGGCAGACTTCCATTTTTGTAGCGCAAATGTTACTAGAAATTCTATAACACCAGTTCATTTGATGCCTTCAAGCTAGTATATGGAATTCCAAGTCTATGAAAGAGGGGAAAAAACTAAGAATCCTCTGAGTTAAAAGCCCCATCTATACTTGGTAGAACATACAATTAGTTACAAATTTCAACTCTTTAAAAGAATTTGGCATTAAGttttcaaatgttcaattaaccAATATCTCTTAATGATGCTAGAgatgaaaaaatgaaaataaaaaagcaaaaaagaagGAGAGTACCTTGGATAGTAATCAGCTGCTAACTTTTCCAATTTCGGTTTCAAATATATACATTTTCTGCACCAACTCGCCATCCTACAATTACAAATTACTTTGCTAAGCTGAGAAAGAGATAGAGAGTTTTGGGGTGGGGGGTTGTTTATTATTAGCAGCGTTTGCCAAAATCATACAAAATCCACCAAGGATTAGAGACTGCAGTTTGGCAAATAGCCCATTGACACCAAAAAGGAATTAGAAAACATCCTATCAAGACTGTAGGACTAAAATCTAATGACTGCATTCCATTTCCCACAAATTTTCATCAAACAGAGGAAAACACAGATGCAGAAATAGGCCAAACACAACTAAAATTTCACCAATTTAAACAAAACCCTGAAGAAAATCACCATCCAGAAGAAAAGAGACTAAAATACCAAACAACAATAATCGATTCCTCAAGTTGTTGTGCTTCTGCTATGACCCGATCGAACTGGCTCTCGCTACAAATGGGTTCCAGCTCAACAGAAACAGGCGAGTCATCCAGCTCCTGCAAAGACCCTTCTCCGTTCCAAGCACTAATCACCTCGATTTTCTCCCCAAACACATGAAAATTCCCGGGAAAATGAAAACCCACTAATTTTCTAGGTAAAGAAAGTGTTCTGAAGATTGGCGATGAGAGATTTTGACATAAATTGAACTGTGAAAAGTCGCGGGACAGATGAAAACTAAATGGGGTTGTTCTTGACGgtaaaattttgaaagagaaagagaaccGGATGGTTTCGGCCATGTTTGCTTGAAAAGTGAAGGGTAAAGAAACGGAGGTGAAGAAACAGGGAAGCTCGTTAAACCCAGGAAGCAGCCAAAAATGGCTGTGAGGTGGGTCCAAAAGATATTTAGCTGACAAAAATTTCTAGGACCAACACAACTGATTGGTCTCCCTTATGCGTCCAAATACAAACATTGAGTTCATCTTGTACGAGGATATGTCTTGCGGTTGCTGATCTTGCTGTGGAATCTGCAAGCAAGTTCCATTTTCAACGAAATGATTTTGTTACCTCCGTGGAAGAGCTCCATTTCTATAATGGAAAGGGCAAAAAGCATAACCCATTTTTCAAGTTATTTTCTTCCGTCGCTGATCTTATTTTCTCcccattatatttttttttgctaaATATATACTTGAACAGCTGAATTTTAATgacttaataaatatttaaattttaaaaaaatattatttttaattacaatttaattaattcataattttaatattgtatttaatagtaagtttttaaaaatttaaaaataatattttataaaatttaaatatttgaaaataatattttttaaatttagatttttattaaatcataattaaaattaaagtatctaattaaaattatagaatttaatACGTACAAAATATTAagatataaatattcaaatatatatttaatcatacattttttttataatataaaatataatactgattattaattattttatttttaccgtTTTCATGTATTAACatctatatattaaatttttaattttagactactaaaataaatctttaatttatcataattttaattatagttaaaataaattttgatcaAGACTGTGATTGGACATttcatatgattttttttaattaattatattttttaattcgttagataaaataatttaaatttttttataaatttatatttatatttcaattttttaatatattaaataaaataacttaaatttttttataaatttatatttatatctcaatattttaattttgtatataattattgagatatctaaaaaatcaataattatatcATTATCAAACCACGAAGAAAAAATCAAATTAGTTAGCAGCTTAAATAAAggaaataataataactaaacAAATAAAGTgtccataaaaaaaataaataaaagaaggaaaaaataattatttatttcttacaAATTATCCAACTAAAAATTAGAGTGAGAGTAACATTCAATGCTAAATCCATCGTACCACCTTCACAAACCCTCCTGACATGAGCAAATAGATATTAACgacgatttaaaattaaattaaattaaattgaataaaataaaattttaaaatttataaaagttaattgaattaaaaaacgTCTATTTGAATTGAAATGATTCTATTCAAatcaattgatttaattttttaataaaatttttaatttttacgcttaatttaatattttaaaatttaatttagtattttaatcttGTTTAAGATATCATCtccatatattattaaaataacatattattattaactaattaattcaatttaattctataaaaaatttattattaaaattaaatcgaactgaataaaaataatcaattttttaaaaattaaaaacaaattaaaaaaatataaaattaaattgaactttTAAATTGATTCGACTGATCAGAATACTCTCACctctaattattaattattattaattattttagtcgtTATTCTTATAGCAGTtagtaatatattataaaaattaactttcaTAATCCATCCTAAATTCGAAATATTagtattttgattaaatttcaatattaaatattattttaagagAAGAGTATAAAGAAATTTTTAGAGTATctcattcttattttaaaatttgtggttaaatttatattaaaataatatctcatagtattatataattaaaaaataacgataatttttaaatacggctagaaatattaatttcataaaaaaatataattatttattaaaaaatataaaaaatatcttataatttcatttattttcactaaaaaatttatagttgactttatttttgtttaataaTAGTATAATAGCATAAAATACTATTTGGATACATATTAAACCATTGAACCTAAAGTGAAAAGCTAATAGGATTCCATAGTATCCTTATCGGCCACTAGCTAGTAAATCAAA
This region of Manihot esculenta cultivar AM560-2 chromosome 10, M.esculenta_v8, whole genome shotgun sequence genomic DNA includes:
- the LOC110625327 gene encoding thioredoxin-like 3-2, chloroplastic isoform X3, translating into MAETIRFSFSFKILPSRTTPFSFHLSRDFSQFNLCQNLSSPIFRTLSLPRKLVGFHFPGNFHVFGEKIEVISAWNGEGSLQELDDSPVSVELEPICSESQFDRVIAEAQQLEESIIVVWMASWCRKCIYLKPKLEKLAADYYPRLRFYCADVNNVPHKLVAYAGITLNS
- the LOC110625327 gene encoding thioredoxin-like 3-2, chloroplastic isoform X2 gives rise to the protein MAETIRFSFSFKILPSRTTPFSFHLSRDFSQFNLCQNLSSPIFRTLSLPRKLVGFHFPGNFHVFGEKIEVISAWNGEGSLQELDDSPVSVELEPICSESQFDRVIAEAQQLEESIIVVWMASWCRKCIYLKPKLEKLAADYYPRLRFYCADVNNVPHKLVAYAGITLWKDSKKQAEVIGGHKAHIVINEVREMIENESTL
- the LOC110625327 gene encoding thioredoxin-like 3-2, chloroplastic isoform X1, which gives rise to MAETIRFSFSFKILPSRTTPFSFHLSRDFSQFNLCQNLSSPIFRTLSLPRKLVGFHFPGNFHVFGEKIEVISAWNGEGSLQELDDSPVSVELEPICSESQFDRVIAEAQQLEESIIVVWMASWCRKCIYLKPKLEKLAADYYPRLRFYCADVNNVPHKLVAYAGITKMPTIQLWKDSKKQAEVIGGHKAHIVINEVREMIENESTL